From Methanosarcina lacustris Z-7289, one genomic window encodes:
- a CDS encoding O-acetyl-ADP-ribose deacetylase, with product MKLNPDRIRIFEGNIVKMKVDAIVNAANNTLLGGGGVDGAIHMAAGPGLLEECRALKGCPTGEAKITKGYLLPAKYVIHTVGPVWQDGREGEDEFLASCYRKSLELAKEHKIKTIAFPAISTGAYGFPSERAARIAVIQIKEFLQKNELPDVVLLVCYNKETCKSIKKALDGNL from the coding sequence ATGAAACTAAATCCGGATAGAATAAGGATATTCGAAGGAAATATTGTGAAAATGAAAGTGGATGCCATTGTCAATGCTGCAAACAATACACTTCTCGGAGGCGGGGGGGTAGATGGGGCTATCCACATGGCTGCAGGTCCCGGACTACTGGAAGAATGTAGAGCCCTTAAAGGCTGCCCCACAGGAGAGGCAAAAATTACAAAAGGGTACCTTCTGCCTGCAAAATACGTTATACATACTGTTGGCCCTGTATGGCAGGATGGAAGAGAAGGAGAAGATGAATTTCTGGCTTCCTGCTACAGGAAGAGTCTTGAGCTTGCAAAAGAGCATAAAATAAAAACGATTGCATTTCCAGCCATAAGTACAGGAGCATACGGCTTTCCTTCCGAAAGGGCGGCCAGAATTGCAGTTATTCAGATAAAGGAGTTTCTTCAAAAAAATGAGCTACCTGATGTAGTTTTGCTTGTTTGTTACAATAAAGAAACCTGCAAAAGCATCAAAAAAGCCCTTGATGGAAATCTTTAA